A stretch of the Aspergillus puulaauensis MK2 DNA, chromosome 6, nearly complete sequence genome encodes the following:
- a CDS encoding uncharacterized protein (COG:S;~EggNog:ENOG410PTC9;~InterPro:IPR010730;~PFAM:PF06985) → MAVFGNNINYSGSAPPIPKNDPNHPRWLLDTSNWKVCQYTDIEAEVHKEGYGILSYTWGKWAKWDEEPEGLPAGLQWKLPVIKNNDNGSNDSEDFLTVARQVVSRMQARYVWWDWMCVPQGNKLSDDLKKVKGEEVSKQMGIYAGAKESIVWLHCTDWEKDSAVRSLLENNVQKDSIEKFVESVDKLLVEMRKDEPWLTSGWTLQEGVLLSETVLLDHHGRSLRNPRFIHNNRQASVLDITAGLTTLAIHIASAFMKVNEEYNGGYYDEVANYITTSVSNYQKIAEFLSRLLRSGLIAYTKDSPLFVLAGKHSRHFSVKADECWALLGALGLGNITPPPDYNQELDQVKATFFGHLLKKHQWSLLLVAGHSLDDAHLTPQNWHTRFADGKYLPLGVFFDVHWKPNLPYLNWIGPTTQENKDAIHMQTPTGKHFTVLRLNNSSALARTYEQCHNDSGLPYIHVERVETPWFPTEMLFFPIADLQGTPNMPGSRCIQIEPIPRMVKDPVSGKKVKLNSHIGTLEGYFRGVIDIWAAEGDFTKDQDLHKLTLFSGV, encoded by the exons ATGGCTGTCTTCGGAAACAACATAAACTACAGCGGGAGCGCGCCGCCTATCCCCAAGAACGACCCAAACCATCCTCGCTGGCTTCTTGATACCTCGAACTGGAAAGTGTGCCAGTATACTGATATCGAAGCTGAGGTGCATAAGGAAGGATACGGCATCCTCTCCTACACCTGGGGTAAGTGGGCTAAATGGGATGAAGAGCCCGAGGGCCTCCCAGCGGGTTTACAGTGGAAACTTCCAGTTATTAAAAACAATGACAACGGTTCCAATGATTCCGAGGACTTCCTAACCGTGGCACGCCAAGTAGTTTCAAGAATGCAGGCCCGGTACGTCTGGTGGGACTGGATGTGCGTCCCTCAGGGGAATAAATTGTCAGACGATCTCAAGAAGGTCAAAGGGGAAGAGGTCAGCAAGCAGAT GGGAATCTACGCCGGGGCGAAGGAAAGTATTGTATGGCTTCATTGCACGGACTGGGAGAAGGATTCCGCGGTCAGGAGCTTGCTAGAAAACAACGTACAGAAAGACAGCATCGAAAAATTCGTGGAAAGTGTTGATAAGCTACTGGTCGAGATGAGGAAAGATGAGCCCTGGTTGACCTCCGGATGGACACTGCAAGAAGGGGTTCTTTTGAGCGAGACTGTCCTCTTGGATCACCATGGGAGATCACTACGCAATCCCCGGTTCATACACAACAACCGACAGGCGTCTGTCCTTGACATTACAGCCGGGCTTACGACCCTTGCAATCCACATTGCATCGGCGTTCATGAAGGTCAATGAGGAGTATAATGGCGGTTATTACGATGAAGTGGCCAACTATATCACCACCTCGGTCAGCAACTACCAGAAGATTGCCGAGTTCCTTTCTCGACTTCTTCGCTCAGGGTTGATTGCATACACCAAGGACTCGCCCTTGTTCGTTCTAGCTGGCAAGCATTCCCGCCACTTCAGCGTCAAGGCGGATGAGTGCTGGGCGCTGCTAGGAGCACTAGGGCTGGGGAACATCACACCTCCGCCCGATTACAATCAGGAACTGGACCAAGTCAAGGCCACCTTTTTTGGACACCTGCTGAAGAAGCACCAGTGGTCTCTACTGCTGGTGGCTGGCCACAGCTTAGATGACGCCCACCTTACGCCACAGAACTGGCATACTAGATTTGCCGATGGCAAATATCTGCCCCTGGGAGTCTTCTTCGACGTCCACTGGAAGCCAAACCTCCCATATCTGAACTGGATTGGCCCTACTACCCAGGAAAACAAGGATGCCATTCACATGCAGACGCCGACTGGCAAGCATTTTACCGTTCTGAGGCTTAACAACTCGTCAGCGCTCGCCAGAACATACGAGCAGTGCCATAATGACAGTGGACTTCCATATATTCATGTAGAGCGTGTTGAGACGCCGTGGTTCCCCACGGAAATGCTTTTTTTCCCGATTGCAGATCTACAAGGAACACCGAATATGCCGGGTTCACGCTGTATTCAGATTGAGCCTATCCCACGTATGGTCAAGGACCCGGTGTCCGGTAAGAAGGTCAAGCTGAACTCGCACATCGGTACGCTGGAGGGTTATTTCCGGGGGGTGATTGATATCTGGGCTGCTGAAGGGGATTTCACCAAGGATCAAGACTTGCATAAACTTACACTGTTTAGTGGGGTCTGA
- a CDS encoding Zn(II)2Cys6 transcription factor (COG:K;~EggNog:ENOG410PJPW;~InterPro:IPR036864,IPR001138;~PFAM:PF00172;~go_function: GO:0000981 - DNA-binding transcription factor activity, RNA polymerase II-specific [Evidence IEA];~go_function: GO:0008270 - zinc ion binding [Evidence IEA];~go_process: GO:0006355 - regulation of transcription, DNA-templated [Evidence IEA]), with amino-acid sequence MSTQSGQSSREGSVAQPRRHIIKACEGCRQQKIKCNGESPCERCARLSLPCSVRTVARQRRKLTLTKTPQKQAGHENSELLQMALRPVRVTNEVTGKTAIYGPTSTVALLHLLASHKQDYPLPITNYGGSVDTGLSLEGFNFNRLVVEPYNLPTPGLSLTPPLCLTSIPNQVLQFFLSRYVGTAWAILPMQSPAQLGSLFSSAYTAFSHNGPPPPLYPLLLYQLAMGSLSTMQGELADVLAQESDLFISAGVHLPDALDLQLSIIMLQYCNEIGNFDKAYSMLGHIATKIFSAGFHMEPCASEITQMIHILLRTESFVCIAVGRPPLISPNIQISNNNESADGKFFSGLFRIITAMLCAQRNPTVDFDDLWQSIWSTHARLRSYWEEHEPMLRSEHADPNRPWNVDEAVTLNATLYEYAILMNLKPILLYIGHRSSPPEKERGGATTQLVISRRSPLSKITKDDENVATACEHILTSAKTIIANIAEVRQRGSVAKDLPMNSFFLETACTSLIAYGVWHETPAAVWDSIELGVRCMEDLQYQKASAQRLQSVRTAIERSGLGQW; translated from the exons ATGAGCACCCAGTCTGGCCAGTCCTCGCGTGAGGGCTCTGTTGCGCAGCCAAGGCGACATATCATCAAGGCATGCGAGGGCTGCCGACAGCAGAAAATCAAATGCAATGGAGAGTCGCCGTGTGAGCGATGCGCCCGGTTGTCGCTGCCGTGCTCGGTGCGGACAGTGGCGCGACAGCGTCGAAAACTGACGCTGACCAAGAcgccgcagaagcaggctgGACATGAGAATTcagagctgctgcagatggcGCTTAGGCCGGTCAGGGTTACGAACGAGGTGACGGGCAAGACTGCTATATACGGGCCGACGTCCACCGTGGCGCTGCTCCATCTGCTAGCCTCCCATAAGCAGGATTACCCTTTACCAATCACGAACTATGGGGGTTCTGTGGATACTGGTCTCTCGCTTGAGGGCTTCAACTTCAATCGCCTTGTCGTTGAGCCGTACAATCTTCCAACACCTGGGCTCTCCCTGACGCCGCCGCTGTGCCTCACGAGCATCCCAAATCAAGTCCTCCAGTTCTTTCTCAGCAGATATGTCGGCACCGCCTGGGCCATCCTGCCTATGCAATCACCGGCGCAGTTGGGCTCGCTGTTCTCATCCGCGTACACAGCATTCAGCCATAATggcccgccgccgccgttaTACCCCCTCCTGTTGTACCAGCTCGCGATGGGATCACTGTCTACGATGCAGGGGGAGTTGGCAGATGTCCTAGCTCAAGAGAGTGACCTTTTCATCTCTGCGGGCGTGCATCTCCCAGACGCTCTAGACCTCCAATTAAGCATTATCATG CTTCAGTACTGCAATGAGATAGGCAACTTCGACAAGGCATATTCTATGCTGGGACACATAGCAACCAAGATCTTCTCGGCGGGCTTCCATATGGAACCTTGCGCTTCCGAGATAACCCAAATGATTCACATCCTCCTTCGAACAGAGAG TTTCGTCTGCATCGCAGTCGGTCGACCTCCATTAATCAGCCCCAACATTCAAATATCGAACAACAACGAAAGCGCAGACGGGAAATTCTTCTCCGGCCTATTCCGCATCATAACAGCAATGTTATGCGCACAGCGAAACCCGACTGTGGACTTCGACGACCTCTGGCAGTCAATATGGTCGACGCATGCTCGACTACGATCGTACTGGGAGGAGCATGAACCGATGTTACGATCTGAGCATGCAGACCCCAACCGGCCGTGGAATGTTGATGAGGCGGTGACGCTTAATGCTACTT TATACGAATATGCCATCCTGATGAATCTGAAGCCCATTCTGCTGTACATCGGGCATAGGAGCTCACCACCAGAGAAAGAGCGCGGAGGGGCGACAACACAGCTAGTAATTTCTAGGAGGTCGCCGTTATCGAAAATAACAAAAGACGACGAAAATGTCGCAACGGCCTGCGAACATATCCTCACGTCCGCAAAGACAATAATCGCCAATATCGCAGAAGTCCGGCAGCGCGGGTCCGTTGCAAAG GATTTGCCCATGAATTCATTCTTCCTTGAAACGGCATGTACATCGCTGATTGCTTACGGAGTCTGGCATGAAACCCCGGCTGCAGTGTGGGACAGCATAGAGCTCGGCGTGCGGTGCATGGAAGATTTACAGTACCAGAAAGCATCGGCTCAGAGACTCCAGTCTGTCAGGACCGCGATTGAGCGATCTGGTCTGGGGCAGTGGTGA
- a CDS encoding fungal specific transcription factor domain-containing protein (COG:S;~EggNog:ENOG410PM4I) — protein MIASAARFGAPATTESLARADAWADAAIGALLPRIYEGFGVVQLMAVLLAQHYDLHRGKFTSAWLLGASCARMMQMMSLHVFDRAYPVDFPSHQRLSPLLSREALRRLAWATFYLDSMTDGGRYGSQTIDERAYRIQLPCDQESFLGDDHAVTEPLIPGDMSTVQAIRDGVPHASLDMSAYLLRAAAARRRALHFAYRASYQEHTVEQLSSDLLLLREDLEAVFADLPRRFQFNPDNLILHLERLPMFILLHVVRRNLFIILGRAALQIYLRDPTKVDAVYQVRRNRISHALAVSDLVSAGLKESITFDPHIGVQAYVALEILLFEPRRLASVDDFNETNTPALTEGIVHCLTVIRDISAASELTKHLYLEAVHRLIKCDCIHLLHERDLALIHSKHYLVGQDAAEFDFRDLRGAKLERLSKRSRAADDNTINATHDEVLLYDSLSQEASNSSTATSPQPAALGASNPQVHLAENHPAVSETPTAPTLPSDMQMGDYGIFQDGQQWRELVEPGNTDHLFSSLNWLWPFDEWSDQIVPPAGPLGFL, from the exons ATGATTGCCAGCGCTGCTCG GTTCGGTGCCCCGGCCACTACAGAGAGCCTTGCCAGAGCGGATGCCTGGGCAGATGCGGCAATTGGCGCACTTCTCCCTCGCATTTATGAAGGGTTCGGCGTTGTTCAGCTTATG GCAGTGCTCCTTGCGCAACACTATGACCTCCACCGAGGAAAGTTTACATCGGCGTGGCTTCTGGGAGCTAGCTGTGCACG CATGATGCAAATGATGTCGCTGCATGTCTTCGACCGTGCATACCCCGTAGACTTCCCATCTCACCAACGCCTGTCACCTCTCTTGTCGCGCGAAGCTCTTCGTCGGCTTGCATGGGCCACATTCTATCTCGACTCCATGACTGATGGTGGTCGATATGGTTCCCAGACAATCGATGAGCGCGCATACCGAATCCAGCTGCCCTGTGACCAGGAGAGCTTCCTGGGGGATGACCATGCAGTAACAGAACCTTTAATTCCAGGAGATATGAGCACTGTGCAGGCTATCAGAGATGGCGTCCCACACGCCTCCCTTGACATGTCGGCCTATCTACTACGCGCTGCGGCCGCTCGCCGTCGCGCCCTTCACTTCGCTTACCGTGCCTCATACCAGGAACATACAGTCGAACAGCTATCTTCAGATCTGTTGCTACTACGAGAGGACTTGGAAGCTGTTTTTGCAGACCTACCACGTCGTTTTCAGTTTAATCCCGACAACCTAATCCTCCACCTTGAGCGACTTCCAATGTTTATCTTGTTGCATGTTGTGCGACGCAATCTGTTCATCATTCTTGGTCGCGCTGCATTGCAAATCTATCTACGGGATCCTACCAAGGTGGATGCAGTATACCAAGTCCGCCGCAACCGAATCTCGCACGCTCTCGCTGTCTCAGACTTAGTCTCTGCGGGTTTGAAGGAGAGCATCACCTTTGATCCACATATTGGTGTGCAGGCCTATGTCGCTCTCGAAA TTCTTCTTTTTGAGCCTCGTCGCTTAGCCAGTGTTGATGACTTCAATGAGACCAACACCCCCGCCTTAACTGAAGGAATCGTGCACTGCCTGACAGTTATTCGAGATATCTCCGCTGCATCAGAACTCACTAAGCATTTG TATCTGGAAGCGGTTCACCGTCTGATAAAGTGCGACTGCATCCACCTCCTACACGAGAGAGACCTTGCCCTCATTCACAG TAAACATTACCTAGTCGGACAGGACGCAGCAGAGTTCGACTTTCGTGACCTGCGAGGAGCCAAATTGGAACGCCTAAGCAAACGAAGCAGGGCTGCCGATGATAATACAATCAATGCCACCCATGATGAAGTCCTCCTATACGACTCCCTGAGTCAAGAGGCTTCCAACTCTTCGACGGCCACGTCTCCACAGCCAGCTGCACTAGGTGCCAGTAATCCTCAGGTGCATCTTGCTGAAAACCATCCCGCTGTTTCAGAAACCCCTACAGCACCCACTTTGCCTTCGGACATGCAAATGGGAGACTATGGCATATTTCAAGATGGCCAACAATGGAGAGAGCTCGTAGAGCCTGGGAACACAGACCACCTGTTTTCATCGCTCAACTGGCTCTGGCCGTTTGATGAATGGAGTGATCAGATTGTACCGCCGGCCGGTCCTCTGGGATTTCTCTAG
- a CDS encoding arylsulfatase (COG:P;~EggNog:ENOG410PVPV;~InterPro:IPR017850,IPR000917,IPR024607;~PFAM:PF00884;~go_function: GO:0003824 - catalytic activity [Evidence IEA];~go_function: GO:0008484 - sulfuric ester hydrolase activity [Evidence IEA]): MGSSPKQPNFLFILADDLGFSDIGCYGSEIQTPNIDRLAAEGARMLNHHAAAACSPTRAMLLSGTDAHLGGLGTLIEFKKNAQGSERWSGKAGYEGFLNRDVATLPEILEDNGYFTVMSGKWHLGMRTSQGPWERGFQKAFAMLPGCCNHYGWEPVHEKLPVGGRPIHAEMGQKVDITPNKTEDPEGFYSTDYYTDNLIKYLEARTQEEESKPFFSFLPYTAPHWPLQCSRAQRDKYKGVYDDGPYALRERRLKSLVEMGIIDETVIPHKVETSKVGAEEWDTLTAEERKLSTRAMETYAGMVDSIDVNIGKVIEYLKKTGEYDNTFIVFMSDNGAEGAALEAIPVLGTDIKSAIHKYCDNSYDNIGAYNSYTWLGPLWAQASTAPSRLFKCFPSQGGILVPCVIKPPANSFPPLAPGSLSQSFTTVMDFVPTFLDLAGVSLPQPTTSGARAMTKFRGREVHAVRGKSWVPFFGRGESVEQDTTWAIHSSSEPIGWELSARGALRKGDWKIVHFAKAQGGAGEGDDGWELFHVVQDPGETNDLAQQEPEKLRELLQCWDEYVVECGIVWGEGAAASGLGKDEAPELWEDEMELQRCWMDARGGAKPEF; this comes from the exons ATGGGGAGCTCTCCGAAACAACCGAACTTTCTATTTATTCTCGCAGATGACCTC GGCTTCTCAGATATAGGCTGCTATGGCTCGGAGATCCAAACACCCAACATCGACCGACTTGCTGCCGAAGGCGCGCGCATGCTCAATCaccatgccgccgccgcctgctCACCAACGCGAGCAATGCTCCTCAGCGGCACAGACGCGCATCTCGGCGGGCTAGGTACTCTGATCGAATTCAAAAAAAACGCCCAGGGCTCAGAGCGGTGGTCGGGCAAGGCGGGCTACGAGGGGTTTCTGAACCGCGACGTGGCTACCCTGCCTGAGATCCTGGAGGACAATGGGTACTTTACTGTTATGTCTGGGAAG TGGCATCTTGGTATGCGCACGTCGCAGGGCCCATGGGAGCGCGGGTTCCAGAAAGCCTTTGCAATGCTTCCTGGATGTTGCAATCATTATGGATGGGAACCTGTTCACGAGAAGCTCCCCGTCGGCGGTCGACCAATTCATGCTGAGATGGGTCAGAAAGTAGATAT AACACCTAACAAAACAGAAGACCCCGAGGGGTTTTACTCGACGGACTACTACACGGACAATCTGATTAAATATCTTGAAGCGAGAACACAGGAGGAGGAATCGAAGCCGTTCTTCTCGTTCCTGCCATACACTGCGCCCCATTGGCCTCTACAGTGTTCCCGCGCACAGCGTGATAA ATACAAAGGGGTCTACGATGATGGTCCATATGCCCTGCGCGAACGCCGACTTAAGAGCCTTGTCGAGATGGGCATCATCGACGAAACCGTCATCCCCCATAAAGTCGAGACCAGCAAGGTTGGCGCCGAAGAGTGGGATACCCTGACGGCAGAGGAAAGAAAGCTGTCGACTCGCGCAATGGAGACATACGCAGGCATGGTGGACTCGATCGATGTGAATATTGGTAAGGTGATCGAGTATTTGAAGAAAACTGGCGAGTATGACAACACTTTTATTGTCTTCATGAGCGACAATGGGGCAGAGGGCGCTGC GTTGGAGGCAATCC CTGTCTTAGGGACCGACATCAAGTCCGCCATTCACAAGTACTGCGACAACTCCTACGACAACATTGGTGCCTACAACTCGTATACCTG GCTCGGTCCACTATGGGCACAAGCATCGACCGCACCCTCAAGGCTATTCAAATGTTTCCCATCACAGGGCGGCATTCTAGTGCCATGCGTAATTAAGCCCCCTGCAAATAGTTTCCCCCCATTAGCCCCAGGCTCGCTCAGTCAGTCATTTACAACCGTCATGGACTTTGTTCCTACattccttgaccttgcgggTGTATCTTTACCGCAGCCTACAACCAGCGGCGCCCGAGCGATGACCAAATTCCGCGGCAGAGAAGTGCATGCTGTCCGGGGTAAGTCGTGGGTACCGTTCTTTGGTCGAGGAGAAAGCGTCGAACAAGATACGACCTGGGCAATTCATTCTTCATCAGAGCCGATTGGATGGGAGCTCTCAGCCCGTGGCGCCCTGCGCAAGGGAGACTGGAAGATTGTCCATTTTGCGAAGGCACAAGGGGGCGCAGGAGAGGGGGACGATGGATGGGAGCTGTTTCATGTAGTTCAGGACCCTGGAGAGACAAACGACCTTGCACAACAAGAGCCAGAGAAGCTGCGAGAACTGCTTCAATGCTGGGATGAGTATGTGGTTGAATGTGGAATTGTGTGGGGAGAAGGGGCTGCGGCGTCGGGCTTGGGCAAAGATGAGGCACCAGAGCTGTGGGAGGACGAAATGGAGCTGCAGAGGTGCTGGATGGATGCTCGGGGAGGAGCGAAGCCTGaattttag
- a CDS encoding sugar porter family MFS transporter (COG:G;~EggNog:ENOG410PUTX;~InterPro:IPR005829,IPR005828,IPR003663,IPR036259, IPR020846;~PFAM:PF00083,PF07690;~SECRETED:SignalP(1-30);~TransMembrane:11 (n15-25c30/31o68-88i95-112o124-143i155-176o196-215i279-297o317-336i343-368o380-402i414-434o440-460i);~go_component: GO:0016020 - membrane [Evidence IEA];~go_component: GO:0016021 - integral component of membrane [Evidence IEA];~go_function: GO:0022857 - transmembrane transporter activity [Evidence IEA];~go_process: GO:0055085 - transmembrane transport [Evidence IEA]), protein MTAPRSAWSMATPMLLFSCFCLLTGDMLFGFDTGSFGGILGNPGFVKQFGSYNAETQSYEIDSLHTSLLSSLPFIGKFIGCFVAGPMIEKYGHRVVFHALSVISIIGVIIEITAADSGAGTGRLAQFIVGRIIVYISVGLVEVDVTTYQSEIVPASFRGLVVVSLQLFLVAGGLIASGANKAYETESDGVGWKTVTGIQLIFPVLIIICTIFIPNSPRWLLSKDRDEDAIASLRKLRPEEDRSNGACDEELREIREGLHEVVHKAAWIDLVKGNNLRRTTIVVVCYFFQQATGQAFVSTFQTKFYQQNGYEEHAYTYPIISSVLNLVAVFLAMALVDRLGRRYTLFLSYSLQTLWMYVLAGLGGLAHATTASRNTIVASFMLYTVFYNAGGGSIPYLLGAEIPNAAVREKTQSVGTAWNVIWAFVTNFIIPYMLEHIHFDVGWVFGSVSLVALVYTFFFLPETKGRTLEELDAVFAYAYNPFRRADGYYNNEPGAEAPKEGDIQPCASTDTGKPDLVHSP, encoded by the exons ATGACGGCGCCGCGTTCTGCCTGGTCCATGGCGACCCCTATGTTGCTGTTCTCCTGCTTCTGTCTACTCACAGGCGATATGCTATTTGGGTTTGACACGGGCAGCTTTGGAGGCATCCTTGGAAACCCG GGATTCGTCAAACAATTCGGCAGCTATAACGCAGAAACACAATCATACGAAATCGATTCACTGCATACATCGCTCCTGTCGTCCCTGCCCTTTATTGGCAAGTTCATCGGCTGTTTTGTCGCGGGTCCGATGATCGAGAAGTACGGGCACCGTGTGGTGTTTCATGCTCTTTCGGTCATCTCGATCATCGGTGTCATTA TTGAAATTACTGCCGCCGATTCTGGTGCTGGAACTGGGCGCCTTGCGCAATTCATTGTGGGCCGAATCATTGTCTACATCTCTGTTGGTCTAGTAGAGGTTGATGTGAC TACATATCAGTCGGAAATTGTCCCGGCATCGTTCCGTGGTCTTGTCGTGGTCTCCCTGCAGCTCTTCCTAGTAGCAGGAGGACTCATTGCCAGTGGAGCAAACAAGGCCTACGAAACAGAGTCAGACGGTGTAGGATGGAAGACGGTAACAGGGATTCAGCTTATATTCCCTGTCT TGATTATTATATGCACCATCTTCATACCAAACTCCCCGCGCTGGCTTCTCTCCAAGGACCGCGACGAGGACGCTATTGCGTCCCTTCGTAAACTACGCCCGGAAGAAGACAGGTCGAATGGTGCTTGCGATGAAGAGCTCCGAGAAATCCGAGAGGGCCTGCACGAGGTCGTCCACAAAGCCGCGTGGATAGACCTCGTCAAGGGTAACAACCTCCGGCGCACCACGATAGTCGTCGTTTGTTACTTTTTTCAGCAG GCAACCGGCCAAGCGTTTGTGTCTACGTTCCAGACGAAATTTTACCAACAGAACGGCTACGAAGAGCATGCATATACGTATCCAATCATCAGCAGTGTTCTCAATCTCGTGGCAGTGTTcctggccatggccttggtTGACAGGCTTGG CCGCCGATACACGCTGTTCCTCAGTTATTCCCTCCAGACGTTGTGGATGTATGTGCTTGCTGGCCTTGGAGGACTGGCGCATGCGACGACCGCTTCTAGAAACACCATTGTCGCGTCTTTCATGCTATACACTGTCTTTTACAAC GCTGGTGGCGGCTCAATCCCATATCTACTTGGTGCTGAAATTCCCAACGCGGCTGTTCGAGAGAAGACACAGTCGGTCGGGACAGCCTGGAATGTTATCTGGGCGTTCGTAACTAACTTCATCATCCCGTACATGCTGGAGCATATCCACTTCGATGTCGGATGGGTCTTTGGCAGTGTTTCCCTTGTAGCGTTGGTATATAcatttttctttctcccagaGACTAAG GGTCGGACGCTTGAAGAACTGGATGCAGTTTTCGCCTACGCATATAATCCCTTCCGAAGGGCTGATGGGTACTACAACAATGAACCTGGAGCCGAAGCTCCTAAGGAGGGTGATATTCAGCCTTGCGCCAGCACTGATACTGGAAAGCCAGATTTGGTACACAGTCCATAA
- a CDS encoding uncharacterized protein (COG:T;~EggNog:ENOG410PPC2;~InterPro:IPR000719,IPR011009,IPR008266,IPR017441;~PFAM:PF00069;~go_function: GO:0004672 - protein kinase activity [Evidence IEA];~go_function: GO:0005524 - ATP binding [Evidence IEA];~go_process: GO:0006468 - protein phosphorylation [Evidence IEA]) codes for MSSHEPEPYSPSPEPLSEDEMDFEDNGLRFDGIPQGLEKICDYAEGGHHPVSLNDRLGDHRQFQVIHKLGSGGYASVLLCRVLDANPSQYIALKILMADSSGADCPERTILQFQELVQDEPTVAKYFSLPLHQFQIDGPNGTHLCFVYPLAGPAICPNHTRTDDPTEMLRGVSCQVAEAMAIIHRFGFCHGDFRPANILFRTHDINGLTEDELMQYLGDPRITKVVTASGEASADQRAPPYLVYPVLWPSGNSSLVSNQISVIDFGEAFTMTDPPEDLGIPLDFAAPETLCGDQPGPTSDIWALACTLFEIRTGSRLFSLVDHSEDTYIPLVIETLGQFPDEWWSKCLDCMEYPPDEPFKPTGNPDSNIRSKLKRPVFHLPVEAGSTIHKRVFIREEEQELFADLLESMFQYDVAKRPSAEEVLQHPWFSFISRGS; via the exons ATGTCGTCGCATGAGCCCGAGCCGTATTCGCCGAGTCCGGAGCCCCTCTCGGAGGACGAGATGGACTTTGAAGACAATGGCCTCCGTTTCGATGGAATTCCCCAGGGCCTGGAGAAGATATGCGACTACGCAGAGGGCGGACATCATCCTGTCTCCCTCAATGACCGGTTGGGTGACCACAGACAGTTCCAAGTCATCCACAAGCTGGGCAGTGGTGGCTACGCGAGCGTCTTGCTCTGCCGTGTTCTTGATGCGAATCCATCCCAGTATATCGCATTGAAAATCCTAATGGCCGATTCCTCGGGTGCAGACTGCCCGGAAAGGACCATATTGCAATTCCAGGAGCTTGTACAAGACGAGCCCACTGTCGCAAAATacttctctcttcccttgcACCAGTTCCAGATCGACGGCCCAAACGGCACCCACCTGTGCTTCGTCTACCCACTCGCAGGCCCTGCGATTTGTCCCAACCACACAAGGACAGATGATCCTACGGAAATGCTGCGAGGGGTATCGTGCCAGGTTGCCGAGGCCATGGCTATCATTCATCGCTTTGGGTTTTGTCACGGAG ATTTTCGACCAGCAAATATACTGTTCCGCACCCATGATATTAATGGGCTGACAGAGGACGAGCTGATGCAGTACCTTGGCGACCCTCGTATCACAAAAGTCGTGACGGCGTCTGGCGAGGCATCAGCCGACCAGAGGGCTCCTCCCTATCTTGTGTATCCAGTTTTGTGGCCCTCTGGGAACAGCTCACTCGTCTCTAATCAAATATCCGTCATCGACTTCGGAGAGGCATTCACGATGACCGATCCCCCGGAGGACCTTGGGATTCCTCTTGACTTCGCCGCACCGGAAACATTGTGCGGCGATCAACCCGGCCCCACTAGTGATATATGGGCTCTTGCCTGCACACTCTTCGAAATAAGGACGGGCTCGAGGTTATTCTCACTAGTGGATCACAGCGAAGATACTTACATACCTCTCGTTATTGAAACGCTTGGTCAGTTTCCCGACGAATGGTGGTCTAAATGCCTGGATTGCATGGAATACCCCCCGGACGAACCTTTCAAACCAACAGGCAACCCGGACAGTAATATACGGAGTAAACTGAAAAGGCCGGTCTTTCACCTTCCTGTAGAAGCCGGCTCAACTATCCACAAACGTGTCTTCATCcgggaagaggagcaggagctgTTTGCGGACCTCTTGGAAAGCATGTTTCAGTACGATGTAGCGAAAAGACCCTCGGCTGAGGAGGTGTTACAGCACCCGTGgttctccttcatctccagGGGTAGCTGA